The following are encoded together in the Pseudomonas sp. IB20 genome:
- a CDS encoding ABC transporter ATP-binding protein, whose translation MTDISAHPGLISLQGIGKSYQLAGQHLSILNDVCLSIASGDSCGILGASGSGKSTLLNILGLLDLPNCGQYHFAGHDIFSASPDELAAIRNQQIGFVFQSFNLLPRLSALDNVALPLSYRGVSRHESVEQALRMLEQVGLAERAHHRPADLSGGQRQRVAIARALVGKPSVILADEPTGNLDSTTAQEIMDLLLALNREQQVTLIIVTHDAHIAERLERKILVRNGVVHEAGRL comes from the coding sequence ATGACAGACATCTCCGCGCACCCAGGCTTGATCTCCCTGCAAGGCATCGGCAAAAGCTATCAGCTCGCCGGGCAGCACCTGTCCATTCTTAATGATGTGTGCCTGTCGATTGCCAGCGGTGACAGCTGCGGCATTCTCGGCGCCTCCGGCTCCGGCAAAAGTACCCTGCTCAATATCCTCGGCTTGCTGGACTTGCCCAACTGCGGCCAGTACCACTTTGCTGGCCACGATATTTTCAGCGCCAGCCCGGATGAGCTGGCGGCGATTCGCAACCAGCAAATCGGCTTCGTGTTCCAGAGTTTCAACCTGCTGCCGCGCCTCAGTGCCCTGGACAACGTCGCCCTACCCCTGAGTTACCGCGGCGTGTCGCGCCATGAATCAGTGGAGCAGGCGTTGCGCATGCTTGAGCAAGTCGGCCTGGCCGAGCGCGCCCACCACCGCCCGGCTGATCTCTCCGGCGGCCAGCGTCAACGCGTGGCGATTGCACGCGCGTTGGTCGGCAAGCCTTCGGTGATTCTCGCCGACGAACCCACCGGCAACCTCGACAGCACCACCGCCCAAGAGATCATGGACTTGCTCCTGGCCCTCAACCGCGAGCAGCAGGTGACGCTGATTATCGTCACCCATGACGCGCATATCGCCGAGCGCCTGGAACGCAAGATCCTGGTGCGCAATGGCGTGGTGCATGAGGCCGGGCGCCTATGA
- a CDS encoding ABC transporter permease, giving the protein MSLRVEQSLSQLLHEAFVSLRTLGKRSVLALLGIVIGSSSVVALINIGHNASVDAAMIFKDMGTDTLVAQFPPKGNSSAPMRASLDLEAVRQAIPGIAHIGALSVFGGPVVFHGRTVNANFVGTTPDIKDAMRLAVREGRFLSSFDAGETYGVIGDQVAQALSTPGDPLKLGDRIRINDYLFLVVGILHNQPRAMLMPVQANESLFIPAEGMRRIYPTPQIGNVIIRAAPGQDMERIARDAASALKSQLTDHDVDIQVPQQMIDGMTRQSRTFAYLLLALGAISLVGGGVGVMNVMLMNVSERRREIGIRMALGARQRDIRNLFLLEAVTLTAVGALCGAVLGMTAAWLYAWLSGWVFSLAAAALPLGVGSTLLVGLFFGIYPAVSASRLQPVEALRDE; this is encoded by the coding sequence ATGAGCCTGCGGGTCGAACAAAGCTTGAGCCAACTGCTGCACGAGGCGTTTGTGAGCCTGCGTACCCTTGGCAAACGTTCGGTCCTGGCGCTGCTGGGCATTGTGATCGGCAGTTCATCCGTGGTGGCGCTGATCAATATCGGCCATAACGCTTCCGTGGATGCGGCGATGATTTTCAAGGACATGGGCACCGACACCTTGGTCGCCCAGTTCCCACCCAAAGGCAACAGCAGCGCACCAATGCGCGCCAGCCTCGACCTCGAGGCGGTGCGCCAGGCAATACCGGGCATTGCCCATATCGGCGCGCTCAGCGTGTTCGGCGGCCCCGTCGTGTTTCACGGCCGCACCGTCAACGCCAACTTTGTCGGCACTACGCCGGATATCAAGGATGCCATGCGCCTGGCCGTGCGCGAGGGGCGTTTTTTATCGAGTTTCGACGCCGGCGAAACCTACGGCGTGATTGGCGACCAAGTCGCCCAGGCCCTGAGTACACCGGGCGACCCGCTGAAACTGGGGGATCGCATCCGCATCAACGACTACCTGTTCCTGGTGGTGGGCATCCTGCACAACCAACCCCGGGCCATGCTGATGCCGGTGCAAGCCAACGAATCGCTGTTCATCCCCGCCGAAGGCATGCGCCGCATCTACCCGACCCCGCAAATCGGCAACGTGATCATCCGCGCCGCGCCGGGCCAGGACATGGAACGCATCGCCCGCGACGCCGCCAGCGCCCTGAAAAGCCAGCTCACCGACCACGATGTCGACATCCAGGTGCCCCAGCAAATGATCGATGGCATGACCCGCCAAAGCCGCACATTCGCCTATTTGTTGCTGGCCCTGGGCGCCATCTCGCTGGTGGGCGGCGGTGTCGGCGTGATGAACGTGATGCTGATGAATGTCTCGGAGCGCCGCCGTGAAATCGGCATCCGCATGGCCCTGGGCGCACGCCAACGGGACATTCGCAACCTGTTCCTGCTGGAGGCGGTCACCCTGACGGCCGTCGGTGCGCTCTGCGGCGCCGTGCTGGGCATGACCGCCGCCTGGCTCTACGCCTGGCTGTCGGGCTGGGTCTTTTCCCTGGCCGCCGCCGCCCTGCCCTTGGGCGTGGGCAGCACGTTGCTGGTGGGCTTGTTCTTTGGCATCTATCCGGCGGTGTCGGCCTCGCGGCTGCAGCCGGTGGAGGCCTTGCGTGATGAATAA
- a CDS encoding TolC family protein — protein MNKWLWLLALVSLPGTAADVVINPSAASTTRSGYDRGVSLNAQVTTMTLGDAVYLGLRNNPAIRSAYLQRVAQKFDLRVAEDTFNPKLTLNSYYRNSRGSADNARNASLAPNATLLGEYGTRLSMAWTQQLNTADRAGRYRSDGLDLALIQPLMRGAGWDATTAPLRLSRLSEQANRLNLKATVAQTISQIIATYRELLRAQEQLSIVQDALKRSGTLLEVNRALISAGRMAEFEIVQTEADIATQQLGVEEAQNQLDTSRLALLRLLALDLSTPIRASEALEAQPMTIDKRQAFNLAQTQQPEYLAALLGSQQADLNLVIAKDSGRWQVDLVAGANQIRDAYNNDNGNTNNRTWNSYAGVQVQIPIGDISTRQAEVRARVNVEDQEIRITDARQELERNVNDVVRDLGTRWRQYEIAQRAVGLSRRKIEIEREKLSAGRSTNFQVLSFETDLRNAENAQLNALIAYLNAQTQLDLTLGMTLESWEIALNDY, from the coding sequence ATGAATAAATGGCTATGGCTGCTCGCGCTGGTCAGCCTGCCCGGCACGGCCGCCGACGTGGTGATCAACCCTTCAGCTGCCAGCACCACTCGCAGCGGTTACGACCGAGGGGTGTCGTTGAACGCCCAGGTGACCACGATGACCCTGGGTGACGCGGTGTACCTGGGCTTGCGCAACAACCCAGCAATCCGCAGCGCCTACCTGCAACGGGTGGCGCAGAAGTTCGACCTGCGCGTGGCCGAAGACACGTTCAACCCCAAGCTCACCCTCAACAGTTATTACCGCAACAGCCGTGGCTCGGCCGACAATGCGCGCAACGCCAGCCTGGCGCCGAATGCGACCTTGCTCGGCGAGTACGGCACCCGGCTGAGCATGGCCTGGACCCAGCAACTGAACACCGCCGACCGCGCCGGCCGCTACCGCAGCGACGGCCTGGACCTGGCCCTCATCCAGCCGCTGATGCGTGGCGCAGGCTGGGACGCCACCACCGCGCCGCTGCGCCTGTCACGCCTGTCTGAGCAAGCCAACCGCCTGAACCTCAAGGCCACGGTGGCGCAGACCATCAGCCAGATCATCGCCACCTATCGCGAACTGCTGCGTGCCCAGGAGCAGTTGAGCATCGTCCAGGACGCCCTCAAGCGCTCCGGCACTTTGCTCGAGGTGAACAGAGCCTTGATCAGCGCCGGGCGCATGGCCGAGTTTGAAATCGTGCAGACCGAAGCCGACATTGCCACCCAGCAACTCGGTGTGGAAGAAGCCCAGAACCAGCTTGATACGAGCCGCCTCGCCCTGCTGCGCCTGCTGGCCTTGGACCTGTCGACGCCGATCCGCGCCAGCGAAGCCCTGGAGGCCCAGCCGATGACCATCGACAAACGCCAGGCCTTCAACCTGGCGCAAACCCAGCAACCGGAATACCTCGCCGCCCTGCTCGGCAGCCAGCAGGCCGACCTGAACCTGGTGATCGCCAAGGATTCCGGGCGCTGGCAGGTGGACCTGGTGGCCGGTGCCAACCAGATACGCGACGCCTACAACAACGACAATGGCAACACCAATAACCGTACCTGGAACAGCTACGCCGGGGTGCAGGTGCAGATCCCTATTGGCGACATCAGCACGCGCCAGGCCGAAGTGCGCGCGCGGGTCAATGTGGAGGATCAGGAGATCCGTATCACCGACGCCCGCCAGGAATTGGAACGCAACGTCAACGACGTGGTGCGCGACCTTGGCACGCGCTGGCGCCAATATGAAATCGCCCAGCGTGCGGTGGGATTGTCACGGCGCAAGATCGAGATCGAGCGGGAAAAACTCAGCGCCGGGCGCTCCACCAACTTCCAGGTGCTGAGTTTCGAGACCGACCTGCGCAACGCCGAAAACGCGCAGCTCAACGCGCTGATCGCTTATTTGAACGCCCAGACCCAGCTCGACTTGACGCTGGGCATGACGCTGGAAAGTTGGGAAATCGCCCTCAATGACTACTAA
- a CDS encoding efflux RND transporter periplasmic adaptor subunit, which yields MTTNKKRLLGAVLTVLLAGAGIALYTPADTPVASAAQWLAVKPDPLVHQIGLVGKIEPDTTITLTAPFDGNVLANLVEQGQRVEAGQVLLRMDPATLEVQLRDALSAQLKARRTVQEMQDWDSSPAVSRARRSLRTAEMTAGNTQRKLTESENLFKRGIIPRNELDDLKQQTQQQQLDLASARSDLQQAQDQGRGEYKQIADMELTNATVKYDALHKLLDGKEVKAPFSGIVVPAPGNNSSPQGGGNNNAPVQAGSKVSQGQVLFGLANIERLKIVAKVSELDINQLHQGQAVEVMGDGFDGERLTGSVSVVSGLAIASDSQGSAQFPVTLSIPKLTPQQLQRVRLGMSARLTIVTYNNEQAIVIPSQAINRDDMTVEYRRAMDLPVERVKVTTGQSTAQGVEVFGLKPGFVKAGG from the coding sequence ATGACTACTAATAAAAAACGCCTGCTGGGTGCTGTGTTGACCGTGCTGCTGGCGGGCGCGGGGATTGCCCTGTACACCCCCGCCGACACGCCCGTTGCGAGCGCCGCACAGTGGCTGGCGGTAAAACCCGACCCGCTGGTGCACCAGATCGGTCTGGTAGGCAAAATCGAACCCGACACCACCATCACCCTCACAGCGCCGTTCGACGGCAACGTGCTCGCCAACCTGGTGGAGCAAGGCCAACGCGTCGAAGCCGGCCAGGTGCTGTTGCGCATGGACCCGGCCACCCTCGAAGTACAACTGCGTGACGCACTGTCCGCCCAACTCAAGGCGCGGCGCACCGTACAGGAGATGCAGGACTGGGACAGCAGCCCCGCCGTCAGCCGCGCGCGCCGCAGCCTGCGCACCGCGGAAATGACCGCCGGCAACACCCAGCGCAAACTCACCGAGAGCGAAAACCTGTTCAAGCGCGGCATCATCCCGCGTAACGAGTTGGACGACCTCAAACAGCAGACTCAGCAGCAACAGCTGGACCTCGCCTCTGCCCGCAGCGACCTGCAGCAGGCGCAGGATCAAGGCCGTGGCGAATATAAACAGATCGCCGATATGGAACTGACCAATGCCACGGTGAAATACGACGCCCTGCACAAGCTGCTCGACGGCAAGGAGGTCAAGGCGCCGTTCTCCGGCATCGTGGTGCCCGCGCCCGGCAACAACAGTTCGCCCCAGGGCGGTGGCAACAACAACGCGCCGGTACAGGCCGGCAGTAAGGTCAGCCAAGGCCAGGTGCTGTTTGGCCTGGCGAATATCGAACGGCTGAAAATCGTCGCCAAGGTGTCGGAGCTGGACATCAACCAACTGCACCAGGGCCAGGCGGTGGAAGTGATGGGCGATGGCTTCGACGGCGAGCGCCTGACCGGTTCCGTCAGCGTGGTCAGTGGCCTGGCGATTGCCAGCGACAGCCAGGGCAGCGCGCAGTTTCCGGTGACGTTGTCGATTCCCAAGCTCACGCCCCAGCAGTTGCAACGGGTACGACTGGGGATGAGTGCGCGGCTGACCATCGTCACTTACAACAATGAACAGGCGATTGTGATCCCAAGCCAAGCGATCAACCGCGATGACATGACCGTGGAGTATCGCCGGGCAATGGACCTGCCGGTGGAACGGGTGAAGGTAACCACCGGGCAATCGACCGCCCAAGGCGTTGAAGTGTTTGGGCTCAAACCGGGTTTCGTAAAAGCCGGGGGCTGA
- a CDS encoding FAD/NAD(P)-binding protein, which produces MTESIRDADVLIIGGGLSGTLLAVQLLRLPGQRRILVIEPRAELGRGEAYSAVELGHTLNGNAARMSVDPDNADDLTQWLTDYIGAGGWPESDQQHVPISELFPPRGIFGLYAQQRLAEARALSASTVEHVCGEGVDLQVDETSTVLTLDNGQQLRGAYAVLATGMFPAARTPQTESSGLNAAAVDPWDVQAMTQIDPQSAVLIIGSGLTMVDAVVSLEQAGHRGPIEVFSRHGLLPHVRRQPPSWEDFLAADHSLRSPRQLLREVRRQCRIAQAQGIDWQAPLDTVRAHIGRLWSQASEGEKRQFVRHVRPWWESHHHRSPPLSAQLVARLQGEGRLRIQAASFKGLVGSPDGVTIHLRRRGEQVVTEVSGAALINSSGIEYDWRRVARALPQQLLKRGLIQPGPLALGVAADVSGAVVDAEGNVSGRLFAMGPPLRGMWWESTAVTDVAIQAKALAAKLTSI; this is translated from the coding sequence ATGACTGAATCCATCCGCGACGCTGATGTGTTGATCATCGGCGGCGGCCTGAGCGGCACGCTGCTCGCCGTGCAACTGCTGCGCCTGCCCGGGCAGCGTCGCATCCTGGTGATTGAGCCCCGCGCCGAACTGGGCCGTGGCGAGGCCTACAGTGCGGTCGAGCTGGGCCACACCTTGAACGGCAATGCCGCGCGCATGAGTGTCGACCCGGACAATGCCGATGACCTGACCCAGTGGCTCACTGACTACATCGGCGCCGGCGGTTGGCCGGAATCGGATCAGCAGCACGTACCGATCAGCGAACTGTTCCCGCCGCGCGGGATTTTTGGGCTGTACGCGCAGCAGCGGCTGGCCGAAGCCCGGGCGCTGTCAGCCTCCACTGTCGAGCATGTGTGTGGCGAAGGGGTCGACCTGCAAGTGGATGAGACGTCCACCGTGCTCACGCTCGATAACGGCCAGCAACTGCGCGGCGCCTATGCGGTATTGGCCACCGGCATGTTCCCGGCGGCACGTACGCCGCAGACTGAGTCCAGCGGATTGAACGCTGCGGCGGTGGACCCGTGGGATGTGCAGGCGATGACCCAGATCGACCCGCAATCGGCGGTGTTGATCATCGGTTCCGGGCTGACCATGGTGGACGCCGTGGTGTCGCTGGAGCAGGCGGGCCATCGTGGGCCGATCGAGGTGTTCTCGCGCCATGGTCTGCTGCCCCATGTACGCCGCCAGCCCCCGAGCTGGGAAGATTTTCTGGCTGCCGACCATAGTCTGCGCAGCCCGAGGCAACTGCTGCGCGAGGTACGCCGCCAGTGCCGGATTGCGCAGGCCCAGGGCATCGATTGGCAGGCGCCGCTGGACACCGTGCGTGCGCATATCGGCCGTTTGTGGAGCCAGGCCAGCGAAGGCGAGAAACGTCAGTTCGTGCGCCATGTACGGCCGTGGTGGGAAAGCCATCACCACCGTTCACCGCCATTGAGCGCGCAGCTGGTGGCGCGCTTGCAGGGGGAAGGGCGGTTGCGGATTCAGGCGGCGTCGTTCAAGGGCTTGGTGGGTTCGCCGGATGGCGTAACCATCCATTTACGGCGTCGGGGTGAACAGGTTGTGACCGAGGTGTCAGGGGCGGCGTTGATCAACTCCAGCGGCATTGAATACGACTGGCGTCGCGTGGCCCGGGCATTGCCGCAGCAATTGCTAAAGCGCGGGTTGATCCAGCCTGGGCCGCTGGCGTTGGGGGTTGCGGCGGATGTGTCGGGGGCGGTGGTGGATGCTGAAGGCAATGTCAGCGGGCGCCTGTTCGCCATGGGGCCGCCGTTGCGGGGGATGTGGTGGGAGAGCACGGCGGTGACCGACGTGGCGATTCAGGCTAAGGCATTGGCTGCCAAACTCACTTCAATCTAA
- a CDS encoding ABC transporter ATP-binding protein: MSQLAAEPAQPSLLTVNDIEVIYDGAILAVAGVSLSVPKGAIVALLGANGAGKSTTLKAISGLVRAERAEVSRGVIEYAGRDLAGIDPSQRVRQGMVHVLEGRHVFGQLSVEDNLRSGGFVQRLSRKDLEHDLERIYSWFPRLKTKRQTRAGLTSGGEQQMVAIGRALMTRPTLVLLDEPSMGLAPIIVQEIFEIIAQLNREQQVSFLIAEQNINVALSYASQGYVLDTGRVVLSGSAAELLARGDLHDIYLGKQ, translated from the coding sequence ATGAGCCAGCTCGCCGCTGAACCTGCGCAGCCGTCGCTGCTGACGGTCAATGATATTGAAGTCATCTACGACGGCGCGATCCTGGCGGTGGCCGGGGTGTCCTTGAGCGTGCCCAAGGGCGCCATCGTCGCCTTGCTCGGCGCCAATGGCGCGGGCAAGAGCACCACGCTCAAGGCAATCTCGGGGTTGGTGCGGGCCGAACGCGCCGAGGTCAGCCGGGGCGTGATCGAGTATGCGGGCCGCGACCTGGCTGGCATCGACCCCAGCCAGCGCGTGCGCCAGGGCATGGTCCACGTGCTGGAAGGCCGGCATGTCTTCGGCCAACTGAGCGTGGAAGACAACCTGCGCAGTGGCGGCTTTGTGCAGCGCCTGAGTCGCAAGGACCTGGAGCACGACCTGGAACGCATCTACTCCTGGTTCCCGCGGCTCAAGACCAAACGCCAGACCCGCGCCGGGCTGACCTCCGGCGGCGAGCAGCAGATGGTCGCCATCGGCCGCGCGTTGATGACCCGCCCTACGTTGGTGCTGCTCGACGAGCCCTCCATGGGGTTGGCGCCGATAATCGTGCAGGAGATTTTCGAGATCATCGCGCAGCTCAACCGCGAGCAGCAGGTGAGCTTCCTGATCGCCGAGCAGAACATCAACGTCGCGCTTAGCTATGCGTCCCAGGGTTACGTGCTGGATACTGGGCGCGTGGTCTTGAGCGGCAGCGCCGCTGAGTTGCTGGCACGCGGCGATTTGCATGATATTTATCTGGGTAAACAGTAA
- a CDS encoding ABC transporter substrate-binding protein, translating to MRATLKRSLVGAAFALAALAGAVPQAMASPDQQFIPLATYRVGAYASSGVQVWAGMIDYLRYINEVEGGINGVKLVWQECETEWTAEKGIECYERFKNGLDGAPVAVYQPNGAPAAYALSERAEVDKIPLITLGYGRTEATDGTVFPYNFPVMLTFYSEASTLVNYIAQREGGFDKLKGKKIATVYHDSAYGRETLGPLKLLAEKYGFENIQIPVADPGNEQSAQWRQVRQANPDWVFLRTWGVSTPVAVKTAARFGFPVDHIIGDIWASSSEDVLPAGASAKGYLALTPYPAGSDFEIHKRLKQYILDKGHSDLKDLKNFGSVYYNSGLVNAAVAVEAIRTGQAKFGKRPLNGEEGRWGLEHLNIDDARLKGMGYLGLMQNLKLSCRDHEGGGSARVQQWDGANWTLISDWIAADRALLRPLIDEKSAAFAKEKGLTPRTCTGDE from the coding sequence ATGCGTGCAACCTTGAAACGTTCCCTGGTCGGCGCCGCCTTCGCGCTGGCCGCATTGGCGGGCGCTGTGCCTCAGGCGATGGCCTCGCCCGACCAGCAATTCATTCCCCTGGCCACCTACCGTGTGGGCGCGTACGCGTCCAGCGGCGTGCAGGTGTGGGCCGGGATGATCGACTACCTGCGTTACATCAACGAGGTCGAAGGCGGCATCAATGGGGTGAAACTGGTGTGGCAGGAGTGCGAGACCGAGTGGACGGCGGAGAAGGGCATCGAGTGCTACGAGCGCTTCAAGAATGGCCTGGATGGCGCACCGGTCGCGGTGTATCAACCCAATGGCGCCCCGGCGGCGTACGCGCTGAGTGAGCGTGCCGAGGTGGACAAGATCCCGCTGATCACCCTCGGTTACGGCCGCACCGAGGCCACCGACGGCACGGTGTTCCCGTATAACTTTCCGGTGATGCTGACCTTCTACAGCGAAGCCTCGACCTTGGTGAACTACATCGCCCAGCGCGAAGGTGGCTTCGACAAACTCAAGGGCAAGAAGATCGCCACGGTTTATCACGACTCGGCCTATGGTCGCGAAACCCTCGGCCCGCTGAAGTTGCTGGCGGAGAAATACGGCTTTGAAAATATCCAGATTCCAGTGGCCGACCCGGGCAACGAGCAGTCGGCGCAATGGCGTCAGGTGCGCCAGGCGAATCCGGACTGGGTGTTCCTGCGCACCTGGGGCGTATCCACGCCCGTGGCGGTGAAAACCGCCGCACGCTTTGGCTTCCCGGTCGACCATATCATCGGCGATATCTGGGCCAGCTCCAGCGAAGACGTACTGCCCGCCGGCGCTTCCGCCAAAGGTTATCTGGCGCTGACGCCTTACCCGGCAGGCAGCGATTTTGAGATCCACAAACGCCTCAAGCAATACATCCTCGACAAGGGCCACAGCGACCTCAAGGACCTGAAAAACTTCGGCAGCGTCTACTACAACTCAGGCCTGGTGAATGCCGCCGTGGCCGTGGAAGCGATCCGCACCGGCCAGGCCAAATTCGGCAAGCGCCCACTCAACGGCGAAGAAGGCCGCTGGGGCCTGGAACACTTGAACATCGACGACGCTCGATTGAAGGGCATGGGTTACCTGGGCCTGATGCAGAACCTCAAGCTGTCGTGCCGCGACCATGAAGGCGGCGGCTCGGCGCGGGTGCAGCAGTGGGACGGCGCCAACTGGACGCTGATCAGCGACTGGATCGCCGCCGACCGCGCGCTATTGCGCCCGCTGATCGATGAGAAGTCCGCCGCGTTTGCGAAGGAAAAAGGCCTGACGCCACGCACCTGCACCGGGGATGAATAA
- a CDS encoding branched-chain amino acid ABC transporter permease translates to MSIPVAQETAPLVLIQRRVPWGLLGLLALAFIVVPLWGNDYWLNAILIPFLVLSLAGLGLNLLTGYTGQTSVGAAGFMAVGAFATYGFLLRLPELGLPVALLGGGIISALVGLLFGLPSSRIKGFYLMVTTLAAQFFLEWLFVKFPWFYNYGSSGTISAPKLALFGHDLNTPLGRYLLTLITVLLLTWTAVNLVRSQVGRNWMAIRDMDTAAAVVGIPVVRYKRLAFAVSSFYLGIAGALWAFAYLGTASASSFDINRSFQILFIIIIGGMGSIAGNFVGAAFISLLPIFLSHAGQALLGGSVDAGQLQNLQKIIFGVLIIVFLIKEPEGLIRLLHNLRDRLRQWPLRF, encoded by the coding sequence ATGTCGATTCCCGTTGCTCAAGAAACCGCGCCGTTAGTGTTGATCCAGCGGCGCGTGCCGTGGGGCCTGCTTGGCCTGTTGGCGCTGGCTTTTATCGTGGTGCCGCTGTGGGGCAATGACTATTGGCTCAACGCGATCCTGATCCCGTTCCTAGTGCTGTCCCTGGCTGGGTTGGGCCTTAACCTGTTGACCGGCTACACCGGGCAAACCTCGGTGGGCGCGGCGGGTTTCATGGCCGTCGGCGCGTTTGCCACCTACGGCTTTCTGTTGCGTCTGCCGGAGTTGGGTTTGCCGGTGGCGCTGCTCGGTGGGGGCATTATCAGCGCACTGGTGGGGCTGTTGTTCGGTTTGCCCAGCTCGCGAATCAAGGGTTTCTACCTGATGGTCACCACGTTGGCGGCGCAATTCTTCCTGGAGTGGCTGTTCGTCAAATTTCCCTGGTTCTACAACTACGGCTCCTCGGGGACCATTTCCGCGCCAAAACTGGCGCTGTTCGGGCATGACCTCAACACGCCGTTGGGGCGCTACTTGCTGACCCTGATCACGGTGCTGTTGTTGACCTGGACCGCCGTGAATCTGGTGCGCAGCCAGGTCGGGCGCAACTGGATGGCGATCCGCGACATGGACACCGCCGCCGCCGTGGTCGGCATCCCAGTGGTGCGCTACAAGCGCCTGGCGTTCGCTGTCAGCTCGTTCTATTTAGGCATTGCCGGCGCGCTGTGGGCCTTCGCCTACCTGGGCACGGCCAGCGCCAGCAGCTTTGATATCAACCGCTCGTTCCAGATCCTGTTCATCATCATTATCGGCGGCATGGGCAGCATCGCCGGCAACTTTGTCGGCGCGGCCTTCATCAGTTTGCTGCCGATTTTTCTCAGCCATGCAGGCCAGGCGTTGCTCGGTGGCTCGGTGGATGCGGGGCAGTTGCAGAACCTGCAGAAAATCATCTTTGGCGTGCTGATCATCGTGTTCCTGATCAAGGAACCCGAGGGGTTGATTCGCCTGTTGCACAACCTGCGTGACCGTCTGCGGCAGTGGCCGCTGCGCTTCTAA
- a CDS encoding branched-chain amino acid ABC transporter permease has product MTFFFETLLGGLLAGTLYSLVAIGFVLIYKASGVFNFAQGSMLLFAALTFVSLHDQGVPFALALLLTVIVMIVGALLIERLVLRPLVNRSQITLFMATLGLSFIIEGLAQGLMGSQVRALDLGIDDVPLFVGPLMLSQFDLIATAAAVVLVTVLALLFNKTRIGVSLRAVADDTTAALSIGINLNRIWQIVWAVAGVVGLVAGLLWGARQGVQFSLSLVVLKALPVLIIGGFTSIGGAIVGGLIVGAAENLAEVYIGPLIGGGITPWFAYVLALAFLYIRPAGLFGERAIERV; this is encoded by the coding sequence ATGACCTTCTTCTTTGAAACCCTGCTCGGCGGCCTGCTCGCCGGCACCCTGTACTCGCTGGTCGCCATCGGCTTCGTGCTGATCTACAAGGCCAGCGGCGTGTTCAACTTCGCCCAGGGCTCGATGCTGCTGTTCGCCGCGCTGACCTTTGTCAGCCTGCATGACCAAGGCGTGCCGTTCGCCCTGGCGCTGCTGCTGACGGTGATCGTGATGATCGTCGGCGCCTTGCTCATCGAACGGCTGGTGTTGCGCCCGCTGGTCAACCGTTCGCAGATCACCCTGTTCATGGCTACCTTGGGCCTGTCGTTCATTATCGAAGGCCTGGCCCAAGGCTTGATGGGCTCGCAGGTGCGCGCGCTGGATTTGGGCATCGACGACGTGCCGCTGTTTGTCGGGCCGCTGATGCTCAGCCAGTTCGACCTGATCGCCACAGCGGCTGCGGTGGTGCTGGTCACGGTGTTGGCGCTGCTGTTCAACAAGACCCGCATCGGCGTGTCGTTGCGCGCGGTGGCGGATGACACCACGGCGGCGCTGTCCATCGGCATCAACCTCAACCGCATCTGGCAGATCGTCTGGGCCGTGGCCGGTGTGGTCGGGCTGGTGGCGGGGCTGTTGTGGGGCGCGCGCCAGGGTGTGCAGTTTTCGCTGTCGCTGGTGGTGCTCAAGGCCTTGCCGGTATTGATCATCGGCGGCTTTACCTCGATTGGTGGGGCGATTGTCGGCGGGCTGATTGTCGGCGCGGCGGAGAACCTCGCCGAGGTGTATATCGGCCCGTTGATCGGCGGCGGTATCACGCCGTGGTTCGCTTACGTATTGGCCCTGGCCTTCCTGTATATCCGTCCCGCCGGCCTGTTCGGCGAGCGCGCCATCGAGCGAGTCTGA